The Sorangiineae bacterium MSr11367 genome window below encodes:
- a CDS encoding metallophosphoesterase gives MPTLTLGIVTDLHFGPEAHFRGKLRKLTHHAAALTEAFVDRMNREIQPDLIVNLGDDIEDESREADRVRYAECQSILRKAQAPLLNVAGNHDLVNLTRGDLVETWRHEGPLYYALDHGGWHLVVLHTIERTDQDIRIPKAQLDWLRDDLQRASLPTIVFMHHSASEQDLDDSRWFSGRPELALVAERAELRSIFEESRKVRAIFNGHLHRNHFDVIRGIPYVTIQSLIENLDDDAPGRPSASHAVVRLTEERIVVRVHGNDPARYQIEL, from the coding sequence ATGCCCACTCTGACGCTCGGGATCGTGACCGATCTGCATTTCGGCCCCGAGGCTCACTTTCGAGGAAAGCTCCGGAAGTTGACCCACCACGCGGCGGCCCTCACGGAAGCGTTCGTCGATCGGATGAACCGCGAGATCCAGCCCGACCTGATCGTCAACCTCGGCGACGATATCGAAGACGAGAGTCGCGAGGCCGATCGGGTGCGGTACGCCGAATGCCAATCGATCCTGCGTAAGGCACAGGCGCCGCTGCTCAACGTGGCCGGCAATCACGACCTGGTGAATCTCACGCGCGGAGATCTGGTCGAGACCTGGCGCCACGAGGGGCCGCTCTACTACGCACTCGACCACGGAGGCTGGCACCTCGTGGTGCTTCACACCATCGAGCGAACAGATCAGGATATTCGCATCCCGAAGGCGCAACTCGATTGGCTGCGCGACGATCTCCAAAGGGCGTCCCTCCCCACCATCGTCTTCATGCATCACAGCGCGAGCGAGCAGGACCTGGACGATTCCCGCTGGTTCTCCGGGCGGCCCGAGCTGGCCCTGGTGGCCGAGCGCGCGGAGCTGCGGAGCATCTTCGAGGAGAGTCGGAAGGTGCGCGCCATCTTCAACGGGCATCTGCACCGGAATCACTTCGACGTCATCCGCGGGATTCCTTACGTCACCATTCAGAGTCTGATCGAAAACCTCGACGACGACGCCCCGGGGCGGCCCAGCGCCTCCCATGCCGTCGTGCGCCTCACCGAGGAACGCATCGTCGTCCGGGTGCACGGAAACGATCCCGCTCGCTACCAAATCGAGCTTTGA
- a CDS encoding FAD-binding oxidoreductase yields MQTKFGRRQLLARAGAVMAIGALPGCGGSPVARRPAEIGFRPIRASVDRISQISVCTRPFRAKGPRLDVERIGQKTVVHNYGHGGSGWSLSWGSSAIAVDKAMSSGEREIAVVGCGALGLTSALLLQRAGAKVTIYAKELPPHVPSSFASGLWTPDSRICFEEHATAEFKQSWEQMARTSWGIHHKSLGLPGTPVEFIDSYFVSDDPGPRRRRVEADGRPAFAELQHELLSDLTPAGVDFPPGTHTLGPHHLRRKAQLMFNIHGYSQMLMQDFRSAGGRVEIAEFHTPNDFAKIREQTLIHATGYGARALFDDPSLTPVRGQVARTAPQPDIHYRLLYRGVSFVPRRDGLVFQVIGDDDYYGFADDTAQPDHAEAEHAVHTIAELFA; encoded by the coding sequence TTGCAAACGAAGTTCGGGCGCCGTCAGCTGCTGGCACGTGCCGGCGCCGTCATGGCCATAGGTGCGCTTCCAGGGTGCGGCGGGAGCCCCGTCGCCCGGCGACCTGCCGAGATCGGATTCAGGCCGATACGTGCCAGCGTCGATCGAATTTCGCAGATCAGCGTGTGCACGCGTCCCTTTCGCGCCAAGGGCCCACGGCTCGACGTCGAACGAATCGGGCAGAAGACCGTGGTCCACAATTATGGGCACGGCGGCAGCGGCTGGTCGTTGTCGTGGGGGTCGAGCGCCATCGCCGTCGACAAGGCCATGTCGAGCGGCGAGCGGGAAATCGCCGTGGTGGGCTGCGGCGCGTTGGGTCTGACCTCGGCGCTGCTGCTGCAACGGGCGGGGGCAAAGGTCACGATTTATGCAAAGGAATTGCCGCCGCACGTGCCATCCTCCTTCGCCTCGGGGCTCTGGACACCCGATTCGCGAATCTGCTTCGAAGAACATGCAACGGCCGAATTCAAGCAATCGTGGGAGCAGATGGCACGCACATCGTGGGGAATCCATCACAAATCATTGGGACTCCCTGGTACGCCGGTCGAATTCATCGATAGCTATTTCGTCTCGGATGATCCGGGGCCGAGACGCCGGCGCGTTGAAGCCGACGGGAGGCCCGCATTTGCCGAGTTGCAGCACGAATTGCTGAGCGACCTCACCCCGGCGGGCGTCGATTTCCCTCCGGGCACCCATACCTTGGGTCCGCACCATCTACGACGTAAAGCTCAGCTGATGTTCAATATTCATGGGTATTCTCAGATGCTCATGCAAGATTTCCGTTCGGCGGGCGGCCGGGTCGAAATCGCTGAATTTCATACGCCAAACGATTTTGCGAAAATTCGCGAGCAGACCCTCATCCACGCGACCGGGTATGGCGCTCGCGCACTCTTCGACGATCCGTCGTTGACGCCCGTGCGCGGACAAGTGGCTCGCACGGCGCCGCAACCCGACATTCATTATCGTCTTTTGTATCGAGGTGTATCCTTCGTACCAAGGCGTGACGGGCTCGTCTTTCAAGTCATTGGCGACGACGACTACTACGGATTCGCCGACGACACGGCGCAGCCGGACCACGCGGAAGCGGAGCACGCGGTCCATACGATCGCAGAGCTCTTTGCCTAG
- a CDS encoding ABC transporter ATP-binding protein gives MPEVALDQIHKRYPDSPGAALAGVNLDVERGEFVVIVGPSGCGKSTTLRLIAGLDEPDAGTIHVSGKNLKNVAPQERDVAMVFQGYALYPQMTVGENLAFPLRMRGVAKPERAKLVREAAELLRIEALLDRLPAELSGGERQRVAMGRAIVRKPKVFLFDEPLSNLDAALRADLRVEIGALVRRLEATVIYVTHDHVEAMTLADRICVMQAGKVLQFASPREVYMKPSTSFVGTFLGSPKMNVLHGTLDGDAFACGPFRIPKPAGTRLREVHVGVRSEDVRISETGHAFEVVAVEPLGAETHLLVRHGQCDMRVRSPGFDARKRGDTLGLELDPSLVHLFDPANGGARVE, from the coding sequence ATGCCCGAGGTTGCGCTCGACCAGATCCACAAGCGCTACCCCGACAGCCCGGGCGCGGCGCTCGCGGGCGTGAACCTCGACGTCGAACGCGGTGAGTTCGTCGTCATCGTGGGACCCTCGGGGTGTGGAAAGTCGACGACGTTGCGGCTCATCGCCGGGCTCGACGAACCCGACGCGGGCACCATTCACGTGTCGGGGAAGAACCTGAAGAACGTCGCGCCGCAAGAGCGGGACGTGGCGATGGTCTTTCAGGGCTACGCGCTTTACCCGCAAATGACGGTCGGCGAGAACCTGGCGTTTCCGCTGCGCATGCGCGGCGTGGCGAAGCCGGAGCGCGCGAAGCTCGTGCGCGAAGCGGCGGAGCTTCTGCGCATCGAAGCGCTCCTCGATCGGCTGCCGGCGGAGTTGAGCGGCGGCGAGCGCCAGCGCGTCGCGATGGGGCGGGCCATCGTGCGCAAGCCGAAGGTGTTTCTCTTCGACGAGCCGCTTTCGAACTTGGACGCCGCGCTCCGTGCCGACCTGCGCGTCGAAATCGGCGCGCTCGTGCGCCGCCTGGAGGCGACGGTGATCTACGTGACGCACGACCACGTGGAGGCGATGACCCTCGCCGACCGCATCTGCGTCATGCAGGCGGGGAAAGTCCTTCAATTCGCATCGCCGCGCGAGGTGTACATGAAGCCGAGTACATCCTTCGTGGGCACCTTTCTCGGCTCGCCGAAGATGAACGTGCTGCACGGGACGCTCGACGGCGACGCCTTCGCCTGCGGACCGTTTCGTATCCCCAAGCCGGCCGGTACGCGCCTTCGTGAGGTCCACGTCGGCGTGCGATCCGAAGACGTGCGCATCTCGGAAACGGGCCATGCGTTCGAGGTGGTGGCCGTCGAGCCGCTGGGGGCCGAGACCCACCTGCTCGTGCGCCATGGCCAATGCGACATGCGCGTGCGCTCCCCGGGGTTCGATGCGCGCAAACGGGGGGATACCCTCGGGCTCGAGCTCGATCCGTCGCTCGTTCACCTCTTCGATCCCGCGAACGGCGGGGCGCGCGTCGAATGA
- a CDS encoding M20/M25/M40 family metallo-hydrolase, whose product MQELVRIPSGTRNVAGVDAVQERMAADLRKLGFSVQFQANAQGPSGKLMVATRRGDDARYITFVTHADTVFEDGSSFEVTSDPSIAKGPGVIDAKGGSVVALLGLERFLQKKSKAHYSLRVVSSPNEETGSSGFVETFRQFGQDSVMVLGFEPALDDGSIIESRRGDRWYQIRVEGKEAHAGRAHADGVNACHELSVKLDRIQRLTNYAQGVTASIGRMEGGQDKFNIVCGWASAKVDVRFATPESRDEVHEKIGSILRESIVQSASGQAAATSFTLADDCPPLASNAASKRWIETYLGVLGTIETTPAGARRSDGAADVNYFAAKGTVVLDGLGPRGGKMHTRDEYIFLPSLESRAHALSEFLFKADAAQRF is encoded by the coding sequence TTGCAGGAGTTGGTGCGGATTCCCTCCGGGACGCGGAACGTGGCGGGGGTGGACGCCGTTCAAGAGCGAATGGCCGCCGACCTGCGCAAGCTCGGATTCTCGGTGCAATTCCAAGCCAATGCGCAAGGCCCGTCGGGCAAGCTCATGGTGGCCACGCGGCGTGGTGACGACGCGCGATACATCACGTTCGTGACCCATGCCGATACGGTTTTCGAAGACGGGAGCTCGTTCGAAGTCACGAGCGATCCGAGCATCGCCAAAGGTCCCGGCGTCATCGATGCCAAGGGTGGAAGCGTCGTCGCGCTGCTCGGCCTCGAGCGATTTCTGCAGAAGAAGAGCAAAGCGCATTATTCGCTTCGGGTGGTTTCTTCCCCAAACGAGGAGACGGGGTCTTCGGGCTTCGTGGAGACCTTTCGCCAATTCGGCCAGGATAGCGTCATGGTTTTGGGCTTCGAGCCTGCACTCGACGACGGGTCGATCATCGAGAGCCGCCGCGGAGATCGCTGGTACCAGATTCGGGTGGAGGGCAAGGAGGCGCACGCCGGCAGGGCCCACGCCGATGGCGTGAACGCTTGCCACGAGCTTTCGGTCAAACTCGATCGCATCCAGCGTTTGACGAATTACGCCCAGGGCGTTACCGCCAGCATCGGGCGCATGGAGGGGGGGCAGGACAAGTTCAACATCGTGTGCGGCTGGGCGTCGGCGAAGGTGGACGTGCGATTCGCTACGCCGGAATCACGGGACGAAGTCCACGAGAAGATCGGCAGTATCCTTCGCGAATCCATCGTCCAGTCGGCATCGGGCCAAGCCGCCGCCACGTCGTTCACGCTCGCCGACGATTGCCCGCCGCTCGCCTCCAATGCTGCTTCGAAACGTTGGATCGAAACCTACTTGGGCGTGCTCGGGACCATCGAAACGACCCCCGCGGGTGCGAGGCGGTCCGATGGCGCGGCCGACGTGAATTACTTTGCGGCCAAGGGCACCGTCGTCCTGGATGGCCTCGGTCCGCGCGGCGGTAAAATGCATACGCGCGACGAATACATCTTTCTCCCGTCGCTCGAGAGCCGTGCGCACGCGTTGAGCGAGTTTCTCTTCAAGGCGGACGCGGCACAGCGCTTCTGA
- a CDS encoding ABC transporter substrate-binding protein — MRRRAFLQALSVLPSAGAAWGCRREPARKDGRTIATLWFSYGGKNREVLLDLVKRFNESQPSVRVEATFQGDYFEALAKLRTALAAKVAPTFSHVVGEVVPYLAEAQVLEPLDGYEGAEAIAFVPALAQSGAYLRERTGSSRSLVAIPFNRSTPIMYLNGSILEKEGLKAPRTWDELREAARALTRRGEGARWGYEVPISWWFWVAMVGQAGGTLMGDDGDPTLGGEAGEKALAFWQRLVHEDKVMRPPPGRDYNAWQATNQDFLAGKAAITWTSTAFLRYLEENARFPVVAANLPYDVRPAVPTGGTFFTVLRQAPREEKEAAWSFLRWMCGAEQTIEWATRTGYLPVTEPAVQRLRETGYYAKHPNDEIALSQLAHVEPWPWATELFRIQRDVVEPRLERAVFDGTNARSVMSEARAVARARVVRSR, encoded by the coding sequence ATGAGGCGGCGCGCGTTCTTGCAGGCGCTTTCGGTGCTCCCCTCTGCGGGTGCGGCGTGGGGCTGCCGACGAGAGCCGGCGCGGAAAGACGGACGAACGATCGCGACCCTTTGGTTCAGTTACGGCGGCAAGAACCGCGAAGTTTTGCTCGATCTGGTGAAACGCTTCAACGAGAGCCAGCCTTCGGTGCGCGTCGAGGCGACGTTCCAGGGCGACTACTTCGAGGCGCTCGCCAAGCTCCGCACGGCGCTGGCCGCGAAGGTCGCACCGACGTTCAGCCATGTCGTGGGGGAGGTCGTCCCGTACCTCGCCGAAGCCCAAGTCTTGGAGCCGCTCGACGGCTACGAAGGCGCCGAGGCCATCGCCTTCGTTCCCGCGCTGGCGCAGTCGGGGGCGTACCTGCGCGAGCGAACGGGAAGCTCCCGTTCGCTGGTGGCGATCCCGTTCAATCGTTCCACGCCCATCATGTACCTGAATGGCTCGATTCTCGAGAAGGAGGGGCTGAAAGCTCCGCGCACCTGGGACGAGCTCCGCGAGGCGGCGCGCGCGCTCACACGACGGGGCGAGGGCGCGCGATGGGGGTACGAGGTGCCCATCTCGTGGTGGTTCTGGGTGGCGATGGTCGGACAAGCCGGAGGAACCCTGATGGGCGACGATGGAGACCCGACCCTCGGCGGTGAAGCCGGAGAAAAGGCCCTCGCGTTTTGGCAACGCCTCGTTCACGAGGACAAGGTGATGCGGCCGCCCCCGGGTCGCGACTACAACGCATGGCAGGCCACGAACCAAGATTTCCTCGCCGGAAAGGCCGCCATCACCTGGACCAGCACGGCCTTTCTCCGTTACCTCGAGGAGAACGCGCGCTTTCCGGTGGTCGCGGCGAATCTGCCTTACGACGTCCGCCCTGCGGTTCCCACCGGCGGCACCTTCTTCACCGTTCTGCGCCAGGCGCCCCGTGAGGAGAAGGAGGCGGCGTGGAGCTTTCTCCGCTGGATGTGCGGCGCCGAGCAAACCATCGAATGGGCGACGCGCACGGGCTACCTTCCGGTCACCGAGCCCGCCGTCCAGCGATTGCGCGAAACAGGGTATTACGCGAAACACCCCAACGACGAAATTGCCCTTTCCCAGCTCGCGCACGTGGAACCGTGGCCGTGGGCCACGGAGCTTTTTCGCATTCAACGCGATGTGGTGGAGCCTCGTCTCGAGCGCGCCGTCTTCGACGGGACCAATGCCCGCTCCGTCATGTCCGAAGCCCGTGCCGTGGCCCGGGCGCGGGTGGTGAGGTCCCGATGA
- a CDS encoding phosphocholine cytidylyltransferase family protein, with translation MRPILIGAGRGSRLAHMTEEVPKTLVEAMGRPMLDWILEALAEAGYQKRDIVFVCGYHADVIRARYPEFTYVENRNWESNNILLSLLCARQHMAEGFLSSYTDIIYRGSVVKKLVTSPHDKVLACDTDWRRRYRDRTQHPETDGEKLRADGDRILELSRTIEPEAAQGEFIGVTKFSREGARELLAAFDAAEAQFAGQVGRVWREGRTFERAYLIDLFQAMIENGSAFHRVDTHGGYMELDTLEDLSFATKWWTESR, from the coding sequence ATGCGTCCGATCTTGATCGGTGCCGGTCGCGGAAGCCGGCTCGCCCACATGACGGAAGAAGTCCCGAAGACGCTGGTGGAGGCGATGGGGCGCCCCATGCTCGACTGGATCCTGGAAGCCCTTGCCGAGGCCGGCTACCAGAAGCGAGATATCGTCTTCGTCTGCGGCTACCACGCCGACGTGATCCGCGCGCGCTACCCCGAGTTTACCTACGTGGAGAACCGGAACTGGGAATCCAACAATATTCTGCTGTCGCTATTGTGCGCGCGCCAGCACATGGCGGAGGGCTTTCTCTCCTCGTACACCGACATCATCTACCGGGGCTCGGTCGTGAAGAAGCTGGTCACCTCCCCACACGACAAGGTGCTCGCGTGCGATACCGATTGGCGGCGCCGCTACCGGGATCGGACCCAGCACCCCGAGACCGACGGCGAAAAGCTCCGCGCCGACGGTGACCGCATCCTCGAGCTCTCGCGCACCATCGAGCCGGAGGCCGCGCAGGGAGAGTTCATCGGCGTGACGAAGTTCTCGCGCGAGGGGGCAAGGGAGCTGCTCGCCGCGTTCGACGCGGCCGAGGCGCAATTCGCCGGTCAGGTAGGGCGCGTTTGGCGCGAAGGCCGAACGTTCGAGCGAGCTTACCTCATCGATCTCTTCCAAGCGATGATCGAAAATGGGAGCGCATTTCACCGAGTTGACACACACGGAGGGTATATGGAGCTCGACACACTCGAGGATCTGTCGTTTGCCACCAAGTGGTGGACGGAGTCACGATGA
- a CDS encoding sugar ABC transporter permease, with protein MRARTPSSPWILLGPSLVLLVVFVVFPVGLAVYESFFQWDLLTDPIYVQIDNYRALAERRELLHLVWRTLSFSVMVVAGAMSLGLGLAVLLNRRGRLFAFARAAIFSAYVVSWVSVALLFTWLLDADHGVFAAMLKFVHLPRVGFLTDPNTALATLAGVTVWKITGYALVVFLAGLQSVPPSLLEAAALDGAGRWSRFRFVVWPLLRPTAAFVATTSLVISFQTFDVVRIMTQGGPANATSLFVYAIYEQVFLDLSIGKASAITVIFFVVLVAVASLQFRFWSASASARARGERRT; from the coding sequence ATGAGGGCGCGCACGCCGAGCTCCCCGTGGATCCTGCTCGGTCCCTCGCTGGTCCTGCTCGTGGTCTTCGTGGTGTTCCCCGTGGGGCTCGCCGTGTACGAAAGCTTCTTCCAGTGGGATTTGCTCACCGACCCGATTTACGTCCAAATCGACAATTACCGCGCCCTCGCCGAGCGGCGTGAGCTCCTGCACCTGGTGTGGCGAACCCTCTCGTTCAGCGTGATGGTCGTCGCGGGGGCGATGAGCCTCGGCTTGGGCCTCGCCGTGCTCCTCAATCGACGAGGGCGTCTCTTTGCGTTTGCACGTGCCGCGATTTTCAGCGCCTACGTCGTGAGCTGGGTCTCGGTGGCGCTGTTGTTCACCTGGTTGCTCGATGCGGACCACGGCGTGTTCGCGGCCATGCTGAAGTTCGTGCATCTGCCCCGCGTTGGCTTCTTGACCGATCCGAATACCGCCCTTGCCACCTTGGCTGGGGTGACGGTGTGGAAGATCACCGGCTACGCGCTGGTCGTTTTCCTCGCCGGCCTCCAGAGTGTTCCGCCCTCGCTCTTGGAGGCCGCGGCGCTCGATGGTGCGGGGCGTTGGTCGCGGTTTCGATTCGTGGTGTGGCCGCTCCTTCGCCCGACGGCGGCATTCGTGGCGACGACCAGTTTGGTCATTTCGTTCCAGACGTTCGACGTGGTGCGGATCATGACCCAAGGTGGCCCGGCGAATGCGACATCGCTTTTCGTGTATGCGATTTACGAGCAGGTCTTTCTCGATTTGAGCATCGGCAAGGCCAGCGCCATCACCGTCATCTTCTTCGTCGTGCTGGTGGCCGTGGCGAGTCTCCAATTTCGCTTCTGGTCTGCGTCGGCCTCAGCCCGCGCGCGCGGCGAGAGGCGCACATGA
- a CDS encoding cobalamin-independent methionine synthase II family protein — MSQPVLFPTTVVGSMPRPLFVKELFDEFHEGKVSDAERQRLLDESVPLAIALQETAGVDIVSDGEWRRFSYVGVISDVASGFTRGLSGEKRDGKYWHTVTGEVTPGNAGILADHARFAIAHSRRPVKVALPSPYLLSVRMWDETVSKNVYPTREDFARAIVPILRAQVEALAAAGVHTVQLDDPHLCLFVDPEVRKTFADADREAMHCASLINEVFAGMTGIVKAVHLCRRNKGRQGWIGEGSYDRIMGPLCALDVDQLMMEFTIPAAGDMRCLRDLPTHFRIGLGCVDCRGEVIDTPETIIGRVEKAMEHVAKERLVLAPDCGFAPGNAADIPLDEAYAKLRNMVKAAEVLRERYA; from the coding sequence ATGAGCCAGCCCGTGCTGTTCCCGACGACGGTGGTCGGATCCATGCCGCGCCCCCTCTTCGTGAAGGAGCTCTTCGACGAGTTCCACGAAGGCAAGGTGAGTGACGCCGAACGCCAGCGTCTCCTCGACGAATCCGTGCCGCTGGCCATCGCCCTGCAGGAGACGGCGGGGGTCGACATCGTGAGCGACGGCGAGTGGCGTCGGTTTTCCTATGTCGGGGTCATCTCCGACGTGGCGAGCGGTTTCACCCGCGGGCTTTCCGGCGAGAAGCGCGATGGAAAATACTGGCACACGGTGACGGGGGAGGTGACGCCGGGCAACGCGGGCATCCTGGCCGACCACGCTCGTTTTGCCATTGCGCACAGCCGCCGTCCCGTCAAAGTCGCGCTCCCCAGTCCGTACCTTCTCAGCGTGCGGATGTGGGACGAGACGGTCTCCAAAAATGTGTATCCTACACGCGAAGACTTCGCCCGCGCGATCGTGCCGATCCTGCGTGCACAAGTCGAGGCGCTCGCCGCGGCCGGCGTCCACACCGTGCAGCTCGACGATCCGCACCTTTGCCTCTTCGTCGACCCCGAGGTGCGAAAGACCTTTGCCGACGCCGATCGGGAGGCCATGCACTGTGCCTCGCTCATCAATGAGGTCTTCGCGGGAATGACCGGCATCGTGAAGGCCGTGCATCTTTGCCGGCGAAACAAGGGCCGGCAGGGTTGGATCGGTGAAGGGTCGTACGATCGCATCATGGGGCCTCTCTGCGCGCTGGACGTCGACCAGCTCATGATGGAGTTCACCATCCCGGCCGCGGGCGACATGCGCTGCCTGCGCGATTTGCCGACGCACTTCCGGATCGGACTCGGCTGCGTCGACTGCCGGGGGGAGGTCATCGACACGCCGGAGACCATCATCGGTCGCGTGGAGAAGGCCATGGAGCACGTGGCCAAAGAGCGCTTGGTGCTCGCGCCCGATTGTGGCTTCGCCCCGGGCAACGCGGCCGATATCCCGCTCGACGAAGCGTATGCGAAGCTTCGCAACATGGTGAAGGCGGCCGAGGTACTGCGCGAGCGGTACGCGTAA